AAAGAGAGCAGGATGATGAGCGAAAAGAAGAATTGGCATTGGTAGGAACCCTAAGATAAAAAGAGAGCATCCTCCAACAAAACATTCAAAACTACAAAAGGAGGGAAGTTAGAAccaaaaaatccaaacactctaTTACAAATAATTCCAAGTGTGAGAAAATAGAATTTTGGTGCAACATGAGGGGTCTTCCTGGGATAAAGAAAGTCTGGTTAGAGGgttgagaaaaatatttaagGACTATTGGAATATGTGAAATAACAACATCGTTGATCTTTCCCTAAGATGCGGTATTGGGAAGGATTGTTCCACCATTCCCATGGTTGCCAAGGATTGGTAAGGGACATTGGGATTTGTATAAAAGCAAACACTAAAATTTATTCCCAAGCTAAAGCATTGACAATTTTGTGGGTTGTTCAATAGATAGTATCCTATATATAAGTTATGACCTTGAGAAAGTTTAAGTGGAAGGCAATTCCAAAATCTCTATAGAGGCTTTAGTTGAACAAGCTGATGGAGAATTGCAAGTTGCTTATCTGAAGTTAGGTACAACTCTTAGTTTGTTCCTTCAAATGGTTTGATAAAAATGCAAATTGTGCTCCCATGAATTAGTAGGGAGGTCTTTGAAGAACCTTTTCACTAGATATTTTGATGGTTATAATGGGTTTCAAACCTTTGACAACACAACTTTGAAGAACGTGTGTAATGGATTTTCTTTGTTAGGGTtcgtttggataccgcttattttgctgaaaactgaaaacactgtaacaaaaaatttttaaatgtgtaaatagtgatGTGAgactaatttttaattaaagtttgGTGAAAGAAGATGTTTGTAGGTCCTGTGAACAGTACACGAGACCCACTGACAGTACCTTTCTAGTGAAATGTGTGGACGTTCAAAATGGTAGTGGGTCCCATGCACAGTGCACGGGATCCATTGGCAGGGCTGTGTTCCATGTGAAACCAActtctagtaaaaaaaaaaaatgaaggaaacgTGAAAACTCAAAACGCTGACGTGAAACCTCTTAATCCAAATGCTCACTTAGTCCTCTTGTCTTTATATTTTGGGGGTATTCCATTTGTAAAGGGTTTCTATCTCTAGGTTGCGTTTGGATATTTacatttagattttaaatcaatagatttgaaatatcttgattccaaatttattaattattaaattatttgtttggatgtcttttatatataggaggatttgaaatttataattttaaaattattgtttggatacttagatttggatttgaattttaaataaatataaattttttttgaactgTAAACTATCTGGTTTTTTAATATTAAGTTATTTGacttattttaatcaaataactttacatttatttatgtGCTTTGATTCCAATTTTGCACTTTTATTCATGtgtttttgaaataatttaattattaatgtaaTGATTGTACTTATGACCCAACAGTTGAATTAGTAAACTATCGTATCATTTCTTTGATTGTTCAATCTACATAACAATTTTGATAACTATCACAATTCCAACTACTGATGTCCCAACATTGTCAATCTCTTGACATTTCGAacgtgggttattgtgttgatCCTGTGTGATCTTTTAGCTTTTGTAATCCAATTTTGGTATATGACAGAACAATATTCTcaaaagtaaattaataaaagagaatattagtcttttcaaataaaaatatggctaaaatgcaaattgctcCCTCTAAATTTGATTGaagtttattttaattcttaaattttacttttgatAAATTGAGCCTTCTAAATTTCAACTTTATTTAATTTAGACATTCGGTCAAATtctgttaaaaaattattgttaaatatgcaattaactaatgaaaaaaaatctcacataatatctataaatatttttattaattttatagatttttttgttgtgagaaaaatatttttttaatagcaaTTTTTTATCGAATTGGACAAAGtgtttaaattgaataaatttaaaattttgattattcaATTGAACGAAAGTAACATTAAAAGCTCAGAtaaatttcaatgaaatttaaaagttataatttacattttggtctaataaaaataaattgggtattacaaatttacaattcaCATctctgctaaaaaaaaaaaaatttccaaacttTATTCAACCCACAACATAAATGAAATTAGTTTGGTTGGACTTGGCGCAAAGTGACCTAATAGATTGGGTTAGATTCAAAGTGGCCTAAACAGATTGGGTTTTGTTCCACTAATTGAAACCCAAAGCCCATTACATTACCAATCTGATACTattctcaaattctctctctctctctctctctctctgcaagcTAATAGCCATGGAAGTGGCCACCGCAGCTTCAAGCTTTGCACTCCACCGGCCCATGTGAGCACTCGCGAACCATAAACTTAAACGGCCATTGTCTCCACCAAATTCCTCACTCCCTTCGCCGGCTGAAGCGCCTCCGCCAACTTTTCAGGCTACAAGCTCCGTCCCTCTCTTAATCCGGTGTCGTTTCCTCGCCCCAAGGGTAAGCGAGGCGTTGTGACCACTAGTTCCTTTTCTTTCGTGTATTTGGAATTGGGTTATTATTACTTTTGTTTATGgcttttttaaagttaaaatttttttttttggaaagttaGTATTTCATTTGGGTTTGCAAATTTAACATATTCATTACTTGTTTAGTACTTGATAACCTAGGAAGTATAGATATGAACACAACACGATGTGTGAATTCTTAAGAAATTATGATATAACATGGTATGGACACgaaaattaattagttattagttaattaatataattgGGTTCTAGTTAGATCATCTTATTCAATATGGGACCTAAGCCTATCAACACTAAAACAATCATCATGAAGTGGATTCTATTTAActgcaaaaataattaatagtatATCTCTTAAGATGTATTTTATGCTGTTAACTTATTAATCAATCAAGAGCTTTGAAACTCAATCGTTATCTCTTGGTGTTTCCAATAGACACGGTTCAAATCTCCTCTACCCCTTagcaaaataaacaataaaaaatttatttattcaattttttgatgATGTTGAGTGTGGCTGTAGAGATGGATCCAGCTAAAAACCAAAACAGCGTGAAGTAAATGGAAAAGCAAGCCTAGGGGCGAGAGGGAACTTAGCTTATCGGCTGAGCCAGAGATGCTAGAGCAGGTTAGCTTAATTcttcataaattaaaacttacTATAGCCTTAGGTAATgcattttatatcttttttaattttcattttgagcTGATATGATAAGATATATCTATGGATTGGTTGTTGCAGGTCAGTTAATTTATAATGTCAATGTGTATATCAAACACTTAGGAACTCACATGTGAGTAAAACgccaaaaccccaaaaacccagAATTCATTCACGCTCTCACCTCATTTCCCATGTCTAAAACCCTTCTCTCTCGCATCAAACCCCTTCACAATCGCAAACCCAGGTCTTCTTCTTCAACCTTGCCATTCAGGCATTTCGCCAAACATGTCCAAGGCACAATTCAAATCCTCAAAACCCAAGACCAGTGGGAGCAGTCCCTCGAAAGCTTCTTTTCTGAATCCGATGTCGTTGTTTCAGACTTTGCCCATTTCGTTTTAGATCGAATACATGATGTAGAATTGGGTCTAAAGTTCTTTGATTGGGCCTCAAAGCGGCCGTATAGTTGTTCACTGAATGGTTCTGCTTATTCTTCGCTTTTGATACTTTTGGCGAGGTTTAAAGTGTTTTTGGAGATTGAATTGCTGTTTGAGCGAATGAAACTTGAGGAATTAAAGCCAACTTGTGAAGCATTAAGCGTTGTGATTCAAGCTTATGCAGATTCTGGGTTGGTGGATAAGGCTGTTGAATTGTATTATGTGGTGGGTGAAATACATAATTGTGTGCCAAGTGTTTTTGCATGCAATTCATTGCTTAATGTTCTTGTGAAGCATCAGAGAAATGAAACTGCACACCAAGTGTATAATAAAATGCTTGAGAATTCTTGTGTGGATAATTATAGTACTTGTATTATGGTTAGGGGTTTATGTAGGGATGGAAAGGTCAAGGAAGGCAGGGAGTTGATTGAAGATAGGTGGGGGGAAGGTTGCATACCAAATGTTGTGTTTTATAATACACTCATTGACGGTTATTGCAATAAAGGTGAATTTGAAAGTGCCAATGGACTTTTTAAGGAGTTGAAATTGAAAGGGTTCTTACCTACACTGGAAACTTATGGGGTTATGATAAATGGGTTTTGCAAGGAAGGGGACTTTGAATCGATTGACCGACTTTTGTGGGAAATGAAAGAGAGGGGTTTGAAAGTTAATGCCCGAGTgtataacaatataatttatGCTCGATATAAGCATGGTTGTACAGTTGAAGTGGTGGAGATAATGGGGAGGATGGTTGAGAGTGGTTGTGAGCCAGATATTATAACTTATAATACTCTTATTAATGGCTTGTGTAAAGAGGGGAAGGTTGAGGAAGCTTATCAATTTCTAGAGCAGGCAATGAAAAGGGGATTAATGCTGAACAAATTTAGTTATACTCCTATTACACATGTTTATTGTAGACAAGGGGAATACTATAGGGCCTTAGATTTGCTTATTAAGATGACAGAAGGAGGATATAAGCCTGATTTGGTTTCATATGGTGCTCTCATCCATGGACTTATTGTCGCAGGGGAGGTTGATGTTGCATTGACAATGCGAGAAAAAATGATGGAAAAGGGAGTATTGCCTGATGCCGGTATTTATAATGTTTTAATAAGTGGACTTTGCAAGAAAGGGAGGTTTCCTACTGCTAAGTTGCTCTTTGCTGATATGCTTGACCAAAATGTACAACCTGATGCTTTTGTTTATGCCACTTTGGTGGATGGGTTCATCAGAAATGGTGACATTCAGGAGGCCAAAAAACTCTTTGAACTCGTCATTGAAAAGGGTATAGACCCTGGTGTTGTAGGTTATAATGCCTTGATTAAAGGTTTTTGCAAATTTGGAATGATGAAAGATGCATGTTCTTGCACCATTAGAATGAGGAAAGGGCATAATGTTCCAGATGTATTTACTTATACCACCCTTATTGATGGGTATGTAAAGCAGCATGACTTGGATGGTGCACTAAAGATGTTAGGGCTAATGGTAAAACAGAGATGCAAGCCAAATGTGGTCACATACACTGCCCTCATAAATGGGTTTTGCGGCAAGGGAGATACCAATAGAGCTGAAAAAATTTTCAGAGAGATGCAATCTTGTGGATTGGAGCCTAATGTTGTCACATACACTATACTTATTGGGAGGTTTTGTAAAGATTGTAAACTTGCAAAAGCTGCCTCCTTTTTTGAATTGATGCTAATGAGCAAGTGCACTCCTAATGATGTTACTTTTCATTATCTTATTAATGGGTTTGCAAATATTGCACTGACTGCAATTCCCAAGGAAGGCAATGAGCTTCATGAGGTCAAGAAGTctatgtttttggatttttttggaaGGATGGTATCAGATGGATGGGTTCAAGTAACTGCGGCATATAATTCTATTATCATCTGCCTTTGCCAGCATGGAATGGTTAAAATTGCTTTGCAGTTGTGTGATAAGATGATTGGTAAGGGTTTCCTTCTTGATTCTGTTTCTTTTGCTGCCTTGCTACATGGCATTTGCTTGGAAGGAAGATCAAAGGAATGGAAAAACATTATCTCTTGTACTTTGAACGAACATGAGCTCCAAACTGCTGTCAAATACTCACTGAAATTAAACCAATATCTTCCTCAAGGAAGGTCTTCCGAGGCTTTACTTATTTTAGAAGCCTTGATTGAAGACTACAAGTCTAATGATCAACAAGCCAAAGTCTTAGTGGGgtagggaagaagaaaaaaaaaaattaatccctCGTCTTGCTCTGttataaatataagaaatttggaCCAACAAATTTCTGTGTTATCCCTAAATATTAGCATTACTCAATGCAAAAGTCTCAAACTCCTTACATCTTGTTCGTTAAGTTGCCTTTCAAACACGCACGTTGGTCTTATGATTGGTGAACCTATGAGGCTCTTGAAGATCCATCTGGATTGACATCATTGTATGGTAGGTAATTTCTTAATGGGCTGtgctttaatttttaaaagtttcagGATAACTGCTTTTGATATTGGACTTATCTCATTTTGTGGTGCTTGTGCAGGCATTTGGGTGCCATTCAAGGACAAGTAAATACTACATTAACTGTTTCTTATTCTATCAAAGCAAATCTTGATGTTAACAAGATATTGAAGCAAACTTGACTTCACTTTTGGAGGTATGTAGCACTATTTTGTTTATCatataattgtaattgtaatattgTGTGTAATatggtctctttttttttcagtaaataaaaatctttattgaaaaaaaataaaaataaaggtagtacagcaaaaaaaatattacccTGGTGCACAAGGAGTGTACAAAGGAATAATATGGTCATTCTTGTTGTAGTGCTGTGAAGTTTGGCTGTTCTTCAGTTTTATAGAGCACCAGAAAAATCTTACCTTCTGATTTTACCGACCAGTTACTTGTATGCCAAATAAGTAGAATGTACACTGTATGCAACATATTTGGTTTGCATAAGtaaattattgaatagaaaATGATCCATGGCTTTGTAATTGTTGGATTCTTCATGAACATGGGATATCTATTATGGACCTGAACGTATCCATGTTGCCTTTTGACATTGAACATAGTGGGCTTGGGAAAAATAGGCTTACAATCAAGAAATTCATTACATGATTGTATGTTTGGGATAACTTACTGTCATTggtttattttgcttaaaaattaAGTTAGTAAAAGTATAGTTTTACCAAAGTAAGGCTTTAAAAATCTGTACATAAattggctttaaaaaaaaaagcaagcttATGAGCTAGATTAAACAGgctataagaagaaagaaatggtaaaatagtatttctaaaataaatgCAATTAAATCAGCTAGTgtttgtgaaaaatgttttcaCTTGATCACTTTAATGGAGATCTTTTGGAATTTCAGTTTTACATAAGGGTTGCATTTGAGTAAGAGAGGATGGAGAATTAGCTTTACCACAACCTTAGTTTGGCGACTGAGTAAATGCATGAAATTATAGTAGTgcagttttttttctttcctgttTTATACTGtttcatttctttaaattgaaaaaaaaaaaaaatcaacttgatACTTGCATCCAATGAGAtgattagaaatttttggatGGTGTGACCAAATCAGGATAAGAGGTTATTAGCATTATACACACTTATTTGAACATATCCACCTGTCAAATTCCTACCAAAAATATCCAGAAACAGACTTCTTCTCTTGAGGGTCATTGCTTTCTTTGGGAATTGCAGTGGatggagtatttttttttgataggtaaaaatatGTGCATTCAAAAAaacactaccttatgcaaaAGACATAAGGCAGAGAGATAAGTACACagggaagagaaaaagaaaaaagaaaaaagaggagaaaaaactAAGAACACATAAGAGAACTAAGAAACATAGGGAGAGAttcactagaggtgagtccccaagccctagaccaatcaaacagagtGCCACTAAGAGAGGCCAAAAGCTGGTCGTCTGAGCTTTCCATGTCCTCAAACGTCCTCCTATTGCATTCCCTCCAgagacaccacatcaagcataaaggagctaaattccaaatgctagacgaATGCTTTccaagccaattccaccaactgaATAGAGTATCCGCAATCGATCTAGGCAAGACCCAGGACAACCCAAAAGATCTAAGAACCAAACTCCACAGTCTAGAAGCCTTTCCACAATGTAATAACAAATGATCCGCCGTCTCCCCATTACAGCGGCACATGATACACCAATCGACAAAATCCAACCCTCTTCCCCTCAAATTATCCCCTGTAAGGATCCTATCCCAAACAGCagtccacacaaagaaagagacacgccgaggagccttaaccttccaaaccCCTTTCCAAGGGAAGATAATAGGCGCGGAGCTTCTCAACTTATTGTAAAACGAACGAATATCAAAGACCCCgttctttgtcaacttccatcgCATACGATCTACATTTTCGGTGTGAGGAAGATTGGAGCCCAATGTTTGAAGAAAATCATCCACTTCAcgcatctcccaatcattaggaCTCCGAATAAAACGAACATTCCAGCTTCTCCGCTCCTCAATCCCCAACCGTTCAAGAGAAGAGGCCACCGATGCCTCTTTATTGGATGCAATCCCATACACGCTCGGAAAAGACAACTGAAGAGGAGACTCCCCACACCAATGGTCAGTCCAAAGCTTCACTCTATCCCCCACCCCTACCTCAAAGTAAGTATTCTTGCCGAAATCCTCCCATCCCATtcggatacttctccacaagccACACCCATGCGCCCCTCTACCTAGCTTGGACTTCCATCCCCCCGATCTTCCCCAAACTTAAGGGCTATGACTCTTCTCCAAAAGCCTTGTCTCCTCGATCCCAAACCTCCATAACCACGTCCCTAGTAAAGCTTGATGAAAGGTAGTTAATTTCCTTACCCCTAACCCACCATTTTTCAAAGGTGCACACACCTTATCCCCCCCCACCAAATGAAGCTTGGATTCCCCCAcaagaaatccctttgcaacctctcaattttattggccacatgGGTAGTGATGGTAAAAAGAGACAGATAATAAGTGGGAAGACTAGACAAAGTGCTTTTAAGCAACGTTAGTCTTCCACCTTTTGGACGAATACAACTTCTTCCAACCGGCCAACTTACGCTCAAAATTCTCCAAGATAGGATTCCAAACAGTAGGGGACTTGAAGGACGCCCCCAAAGGCATACCAAGATAGGTCATAGGCAAAGATCCAATCCGGCATCCCAAAAGCTCTGCTAAGACATGGATATTAGGAACCTCCCCAATAGGAACCATCTCACTTTTCAGCACATTAACCTTAAGACCTGTCACTGCctgaaaacaaagaagaagcatcCGGATATAAAGAATCTGCTCCTCATCAGCATCGCAAAACAGAATCGTGTCATCCGCAAACAATAGATGCGATAcacaaacccctccccctcgtCTACCGTGAGCCCTAAAACCTCGAATTAAACCAGCCCCTTCAGCTCTTTGTAGCATCTTACTGAGAACCtccatcaaaaccaaaaacaacatGGGCGACAGCgggtccccttgtctcaaccccctcgaactcccaaaaaaatcaGCCGGGGTCCCGTTAAACAACACCGAGAATTGGGCTGTAGATATGCAAGTGCGGATCCACCTACACCACCTCACCCCAAATCCCATTCTCCTCAACAAATCAAGAAGAgtctcccaattcacatgatcgtaCGCCTTCTCAATATCTAATTTGCAGATAACCCCCGGAATCTTACTTTTCACCCTACTATCTACACACTCATTAGCAATGAGAACTGAATCAAGAATCTGTCTACCACCCACAAAACTGTTCTGAGACTCAGATATCAACTGATCCAAAACCTCTTTCATGCGATTTGCCAGCACCTTGGCCAAAATCTTGTAGACACTCCCtaccaaactaataggtctaaaatctCGAATATTGGAAGCACCATTCTTCTTAGGGATTAAGGCTAGGAACGTTGcatttagagatttttcaaacttactgtGTTGATAAAACTCTTCAAACACAGCTAGGACACAGCTAGGAACAGTGGATGGAGTATTTGCAATCCCATTCAAAAGTTAAGGAAAGATAACATCATTAGGACAGAACTTGCTTATCAGCATCAGTTCAGAAAAGGGGGCATGCTTTTGCAAGTTTACACTTGTTACAAAAACTCCCAATATGTACGCTGCATGTCACAACTTTAGGATCTAAAGATTCTAAACCACAAGATAGCATCTctctgaaatttttttcagCACCGTTGGAATCTACCTTGCTGCAAAATCCATTAATGAGGGAGGTGTGTGACCACatttttatagttattattattatttatttgggaTACAAGACAATAATTACTCCACAACTTGCGTCTAAGTGAGTTAATTGGACATTGTTTTGTTTCtcagaaacattttttttttggataggtatcTTTTTCCTGAAAACTTAATATTGTAGACTTTTTTTCCCTTGCATTTCTGTTTGTTTCATGAGAAGTTATGGGGTAAGAAAAGAAACTGGAGTATTGGGATTTTAGACATTTCCCTATTAGCTGAGAGCAGGTTGTAAATTTTGGAAACCAATAAGCAGGATAGGACACatttcaaaatctttttctCAGTTTTGTTAGCATTTGATTGGAGGTTGAATTTTTCCTTTTGtggttattttgttttgttttcctgaTACATGAATTTGTGCATGTAGAGAGAAATCAGACAAAAGGAGTCTCCATAGGATTGTGGAGTAGAGGCCTTGTACAAGAGACCTAAACTGGTAAGTGGAGCTTTAAGTTGAGATTTCTTTATGCTTGACAAAATTTTGTGGATTGTTTGTGATACGTATAATATTTGGCAGGTAGTCTCCTAATGAATTATTTGGGACATAATATTTGATTGCCAAAATGGAGCAgtcatttaaaattgaaaagcaGGCAAAGCAATTTACATGGAGAAGTTAATGAGGGCACTGTCTCCTTCTGTGATTCTTTGTGCTGAATATCATTCGAGTTTGGAAAGTTACTGAGGATTGCTTTGGAAAATATCTTGGGGATCTGGGAATTTTACAGCCTAAATCGAGAATATAAacctattattatttttggatgGAGACAGAACTATGGTTGGTATAGAGTTTCCAGTTGGTTTCTTAATATCTTGATTCAATTTAATTGGCGTTCATTGCGGACCACTGCATTGATCTTTTGTTGAAATGCTGAAGCTTTGCCAGTATAGATTAATGGATGTGAGTGCTTAAGTGAATTTCATAATTGCAGCTTTGAGATCTATGTAAAAATCGCTCAATTTTAATTACTGCTttggaaaaaatgaaatattattattgatgagtgCAGTTGAGTGATGGTATTGGTATTTTGCCTGTCTGTTACATGCAACCGGGGTTTGCAAAAGTTCATAGTGGTTGCATATTGGAATTAATCAAGGTAATTTGTTGTTACGTCTATCAATGAAAATGGTGTAGCTATGGGCGCTGGACAAATTATCCTCTTACCTTTCTGTTTGagaaatctaatttaattttggcgtaaatacacttttggtccctacattttgaacgcatttatattttgatccctacttttctattttactgCTTTTggtctctaaaaaaaaaaacaaactcttttcattttggtctTTATTGTCATCTCACTAATGGAAATTGCTTATGTGGCAGACGAAGTGCACTGTTGGCACACTAAATGCTAACGTGGCCATTaacattatattaaaaaattgtatttagcattttaaaaatgccatgttagcatttgaataaataaaaaatcacataaaaattttaagtcttttttgaatttctaacaaaaaaaatgataattaatttttttttattcctttcatttttattttttggaagaacgttctttgtgttcttccaCATAATATGACTAATATTGTTAATGTTATtaaacaaaacaacattttattaagtattttcTCACACACTCAAAACAAAATCTTCAATCCCAAAACTTCCATCTCAAACCGTTCCCCACAATCTTTCACATAATAGttccattaaaataaaataaaaataaaaaagtcaaacaCAAGAAGCTAAGCTAAAAGATCCAAAAATTGAAGCAAACCTGGGGAGGGAATTAGCAGACTAGCAA
The sequence above is drawn from the Castanea sativa cultivar Marrone di Chiusa Pesio chromosome 5, ASM4071231v1 genome and encodes:
- the LOC142636990 gene encoding uncharacterized protein LOC142636990, with protein sequence MSKTLLSRIKPLHNRKPRSSSSTLPFRHFAKHVQGTIQILKTQDQWEQSLESFFSESDVVVSDFAHFVLDRIHDVELGLKFFDWASKRPYSCSLNGSAYSSLLILLARFKVFLEIELLFERMKLEELKPTCEALSVVIQAYADSGLVDKAVELYYVVGEIHNCVPSVFACNSLLNVLVKHQRNETAHQVYNKMLENSCVDNYSTCIMVRGLCRDGKVKEGRELIEDRWGEGCIPNVVFYNTLIDGYCNKGEFESANGLFKELKLKGFLPTLETYGVMINGFCKEGDFESIDRLLWEMKERGLKVNARVYNNIIYARYKHGCTVEVVEIMGRMVESGCEPDIITYNTLINGLCKEGKVEEAYQFLEQAMKRGLMLNKFSYTPITHVYCRQGEYYRALDLLIKMTEGGYKPDLVSYGALIHGLIVAGEVDVALTMREKMMEKGVLPDAGIYNVLISGLCKKGRFPTAKLLFADMLDQNVQPDAFVYATLVDGFIRNGDIQEAKKLFELVIEKGIDPGVVGYNALIKGFCKFGMMKDACSCTIRMRKGHNVPDVFTYTTLIDGYVKQHDLDGALKMLGLMVKQRCKPNVVTYTALINGFCGKGDTNRAEKIFREMQSCGLEPNVVTYTILIGRFCKDCKLAKAASFFELMLMSKCTPNDVTFHYLINGFANIALTAIPKEGNELHEVKKSMFLDFFGRMVSDGWVQVTAAYNSIIICLCQHGMVKIALQLCDKMIGKGFLLDSVSFAALLHGICLEGRSKEWKNIISCTLNEHELQTAVKYSLKLNQYLPQGRSSEALLILEALIEDYKSNDQQAKVLVG